One segment of Mycobacteriales bacterium DNA contains the following:
- a CDS encoding class I lanthipeptide, which translates to MKRTLSLRKETLAELTAGELASVAGGVTTVGPKCLPETLTFCPDFYCTGTV; encoded by the coding sequence ATGAAGCGCACCCTGTCGCTCCGCAAGGAGACGCTCGCCGAGCTCACCGCCGGCGAGCTCGCGTCGGTCGCCGGCGGCGTCACGACCGTGGGCCCGAAGTGCCTGCCGGAGACGCTGACGTTCTGCCCCGACTTCTACTGCACGGGCACGGTCTAG
- a CDS encoding class I SAM-dependent methyltransferase: MPAMSSVEQAFCRGAPWRAVAGRAVLPWALRGAAPRGRVLEVGAGSGAMAAGLLRRHPDLDLTASDYDPAMVAVAARALAAFGGRARATVADATALPFADESFDTVLSFLMLHHVGAWERAVAEAVRVLRPGGLLLGLDLVDTPPSRLVHRLDRSPFRLASRAALAAALAAAPTERTAVLPALGGTAMRFAARRR, encoded by the coding sequence ATGCCCGCGATGTCGTCGGTGGAGCAGGCGTTCTGCCGCGGCGCGCCGTGGCGCGCGGTGGCCGGACGCGCCGTCCTGCCGTGGGCGCTGCGCGGCGCGGCGCCGCGCGGGCGGGTGCTCGAGGTGGGTGCCGGGTCGGGCGCGATGGCGGCCGGGCTGCTCCGCCGCCACCCGGACCTCGACCTGACCGCGAGCGACTACGACCCGGCGATGGTGGCCGTGGCGGCGCGGGCGCTGGCGGCGTTCGGCGGGCGGGCGCGCGCGACGGTCGCCGACGCGACGGCGCTGCCGTTCGCGGACGAGTCGTTCGACACGGTGCTGTCGTTCCTGATGCTGCACCACGTCGGCGCGTGGGAACGCGCCGTGGCGGAGGCGGTGCGCGTGCTGCGGCCGGGCGGGCTGCTGCTCGGCCTCGACCTGGTCGACACGCCGCCGAGTCGGCTGGTGCACCGCCTGGACCGCAGTCCGTTCCGGCTCGCGTCGCGGGCGGCGCTGGCCGCCGCGCTGGCGGCGGCGCCCACGGAGCGCACCGCCGTGCTGCCCGCGCTGGGCGGGACGGCGATGCGCTTCGCGGCGCGGCGTCGCTAG